From a single Sulfurimonas sp. hsl 1-7 genomic region:
- a CDS encoding HIT family protein: MEDILYAPWRDEYVTNEKIEGCVFCHISSHSQDDEKLHVVYRDEHCFIVMNRYPYTPGHFMIIPHKHTDKLEDLESDVWLHMTALAQKGVKLLKEGFGAHGVNIGMNLGKAGGAGIAEHIHLHLVPRWERDTNFITSIANNRVYSTDFEKIYKKIKKLSQEYI, encoded by the coding sequence GTGGAAGATATTTTATATGCACCTTGGCGTGATGAATATGTAACAAATGAGAAGATCGAAGGGTGTGTATTTTGTCATATAAGTTCACATTCCCAAGATGATGAAAAACTACATGTTGTTTACAGGGATGAACACTGTTTTATCGTTATGAATAGATATCCTTACACTCCAGGGCACTTTATGATAATCCCCCACAAACATACAGACAAGCTAGAAGATTTAGAAAGTGATGTTTGGCTTCATATGACAGCTTTGGCACAAAAAGGTGTAAAACTTTTAAAAGAGGGGTTTGGTGCTCATGGTGTCAACATTGGAATGAACTTGGGAAAGGCAGGTGGAGCAGGGATAGCAGAACATATACACCTCCATTTAGTGCCGCGCTGGGAGCGAGATACTAACTTTATAACTTCGATCGCAAACAACCGTGTATACTCTACAGATTTTGAAAAGATTTATAAGAAAATCAAAAAACTATCACAAGAGTATATTTAA
- a CDS encoding molybdopterin-dependent oxidoreductase gives MQRREFLKSSLVASAAVLGSTALSAGETTQPIDGRKVSKMAFPEKKPLITYSDRPPLLESPRGVFTQGLTPNDEFFVRWHLPEIPLHNDPDNYTIKVNGLVDKELEISLKELKTEFEQVEVTAVLQCGGNSRSAFHPIAGGIQWGSGAMGCAKWKGVRLRDVLNRAGMKKEAHFIGFNGKDNAAYYETPNFVREIETHELDDHVILAYEMNGEDLPYLNGYPLRLVMPGYYSDSWVKMLSDITVTDKYKSLFFMDVAYRIPDNECECEEPDNKFKPTKPITHMNVKSVIGYPENGMKVYHNSHLVVRGVAFDDGTGIRDVMISTDEGKTWEKALLKQGNGRYSYTEFRYAFKPNKYGKLSFMAKAINRLGEEQPFAKDIKWNHGGYKYNGIDVVTVEVV, from the coding sequence ATGCAAAGAAGAGAGTTCCTAAAAAGTTCTCTTGTAGCTTCAGCAGCTGTTCTTGGCAGTACTGCTTTATCTGCGGGCGAAACGACACAACCAATTGATGGTAGAAAAGTCTCAAAAATGGCTTTTCCTGAAAAAAAACCACTTATTACATACTCTGATAGACCACCACTTTTAGAATCACCAAGAGGTGTATTTACTCAAGGATTAACACCAAATGATGAGTTCTTTGTAAGATGGCACTTACCGGAGATTCCACTTCATAACGATCCAGATAACTATACTATTAAAGTTAACGGTTTAGTTGACAAAGAGTTAGAGATCTCATTAAAAGAGCTAAAAACTGAATTTGAACAAGTTGAAGTAACAGCAGTTCTTCAGTGTGGTGGTAACTCACGTTCAGCATTCCATCCAATTGCAGGTGGTATCCAATGGGGTAGCGGTGCTATGGGATGTGCTAAATGGAAAGGTGTAAGACTTCGTGACGTTCTTAACCGTGCCGGTATGAAAAAAGAAGCACACTTTATTGGCTTTAACGGAAAAGACAATGCAGCTTACTATGAAACACCAAACTTTGTTCGTGAGATTGAGACACATGAACTTGATGATCATGTTATCCTTGCTTATGAGATGAACGGTGAAGATCTTCCTTACTTAAATGGTTATCCACTACGTCTTGTAATGCCTGGATACTATTCAGATAGCTGGGTTAAGATGTTAAGTGATATTACAGTGACAGATAAATATAAATCTCTTTTCTTTATGGATGTTGCTTATCGTATTCCTGACAATGAATGTGAGTGTGAAGAGCCTGATAACAAGTTCAAGCCTACAAAACCTATTACACATATGAATGTAAAATCTGTAATCGGTTACCCTGAAAACGGAATGAAGGTATATCACAATTCTCATTTAGTTGTTCGTGGTGTTGCATTTGATGACGGTACGGGTATCAGAGACGTTATGATCTCAACTGACGAAGGTAAAACTTGGGAAAAAGCACTGCTTAAACAAGGAAACGGTCGTTACTCATATACTGAATTCAGATATGCATTTAAACCAAATAAATACGGTAAATTATCATTTATGGCAAAAGCTATCAACCGTTTAGGTGAAGAGCAACCATTTGCAAAAGATATCAAATGGAACCACGGTGGATACAAATATAACGGTATCGATGTAGTTACAGTTGAAGTAGTGTAA
- a CDS encoding sulfite:cytochrome C oxidoreductase subunit B: protein MKKILLLAVLSVGSLFAQVKGDVEVPYIAYEIKMGKGFDAIQANCLMCHSFGYIINQGPQSKEFWHKKVDKMITHFKAPITDEDVEICTEYLFEHYGNGKLK from the coding sequence ATGAAAAAAATATTATTATTAGCAGTTTTATCGGTTGGTTCACTTTTTGCACAGGTAAAAGGTGATGTTGAAGTTCCTTACATAGCATATGAGATCAAAATGGGTAAAGGTTTTGATGCTATTCAGGCAAATTGTCTTATGTGTCACTCTTTTGGTTATATCATTAACCAAGGGCCACAGTCAAAAGAGTTTTGGCATAAAAAAGTGGATAAAATGATTACACACTTTAAAGCACCAATTACAGATGAAGATGTAGAAATTTGTACTGAGTACCTATTTGAGCATTACGGTAATGGTAAGTTAAAATAA